The DNA region CGGATGTACCTGCGCTACGCCGAGCGGGTCGGCTGGAAGACCGAGATCCTCGACGCCAACGAGTCCGACCTCGGCGGCTACAAGGACGTCCAGGTCGCGGTGAAGGCCAAGGCGTCGCACGAGCCCGGCCAGGGCGTGTGGGCGCGGCTGAAGTACGAGGGCGGGGTCCACCGGGTGCAGCGGGTGCCCGCGACCGAGTCCCAGGGGCGTATCCACACCTCGGCGGCCGGCGTGCTGGTCACCCCCGAGGCCGAGGAGGTCGACGTCGAGATCAACCCCAACGACCTGCGGATCGACGTCTACCGCTCGTCCGGCCCCGGCGGCCAGTCGGTCAACACCACCGACTCGGCGGTGCGCATCACCCATCTGCCGTCCGGCCTCGTGGTCTCCTGCCAGAACGAGAAGAGCCAGCTGCAGAACAAGGAGTCGGCGATGCGCATCCTGCGCTCCCGGCTGCTGGCCGCGGCGCAGGAGGAGGCCGAGCGCGAGGCGTCCGACGCCCGGCGCAGCCAGGTCCGCACGGTGGACCGCTCCGAGCGCATCCGGACCTACAACTTCCCGGAGAACCGCATCTCCGACCACCGCGTCGGCTTCAAGGCGTACAACTTGGACCAGGTGCTCGACGGGGACCTGGACGCGATGATCCAGGCGTGCGTGGACGCCGACTCCGCCGCCAAACTGGCCGCGGCCGCCGACGCCGGCTGACCGCCGAGAGGGGAATTGGTAGTGAATCTGCTGCTCGCCGAGGTGGCGCAGGCCGCCCAGCGACTCGCCGACGCGGGCGTGCCCTCGCCCCGCTTCGACGCCGAGGAGCTGGCCGCGTATGTCCACGGGGTCAAGCGCGGCGAGCTGCACAGCGTTCCCGACGCGGAGTTCGACGCCCGCTACTGGGAGGCGGTGGCCCGCCGCGAGGCCCGCGAGCCGCTCCAGCACATCACCGGCCGGGCCTTCTTCCGCTACCTGGAGCTCCAGGTCGGCCCCGGCGTCTTCGTGCCCCGCCCGGAGACCGAGTCCGTGGTCGGCTGGGCGATAGACGCGGTCCGCGCGATGGACGTCGCCGAACCCCTGATCGTGGACCTGTGCACCGGGTCCGGCGCGATCGCGCTGGCACTGGCGCAGGAGGTGCCGCGCTCGCGGGTGCACGCCGTCGAGCTGTCCGAACAGGCCCTGGAATGGGCCCGCAAGAACGTCGCGGGCAGCAAGGTCGACCTGCGGCACGGCGACGCGCTCACCGCCTTCCGCGACCTGGACGGCCAGGTCGACCTGGTCGTCTCCAACCCGCCGTACATCCCGCTCACCGAGTGGGAGTACGTCGCCCCCGAGGCCCGCGACCACGACCCCGAACTCGCCCTGTTCTCCGGCGAGGACGGCCTGGACGCCATCCGCGGCATCGAGCGCGCCGCCTCCCGGCTGCTGCGCCCCGGCGGCGTCGTGGTGGTCGAGCACGCCGACTCCCAGGGCGGCCAGGTGCCGTGGATCTTCAAGGAGGACGCGGGATGGGCCGACGCGGCCGACCACCCGGACCTGAACAACCGCCCGCGCTTCACCACGGCCCGCAAGGCGACGCCGTGACCGCGGGCCGCGCCCTGACCGCAGGCCGCGCCCCGACTGCGGGCGACGCCCCGACCGCGGGCCGCGCCCTGACGACGGCGCGTCCGCAACGCCCCCGGCGGCGCCCGCGACGCCGCCCGCACCACCCGCACTTCACGCACCGCTCGATGGAGGTCAGCTGATGGCACGGCGATACGACTGCTCCGAGGCGACGGACCGGGTCACCGGCCTGCGCGAGGCCACCTCGGCGGTCAAGCGCGGCGAACTCGTCGTCCTGCCCACCGACACCGTCTACGGCATCGGCGCCGACGCCTTCGACGCCGAGGCCGTCGGCGACCTGCTGGAGGCCAAGGGCCGCGGCCGCAACATGCCCTCGCCGGTGCTGGTCGGCTCGCCCAACACCCTGCACGGCATCGTCACCGACTTCTCCGAGCAGGCGTGGGAGCTGGTCGACGCGTTCTGGCCCGGCGCGCTGACCATCGTCACCCGGCACCAGCCGTCGCTGAACTGGGACCTCGGCGACACCCGCGGCACCGTCGCGGTCCGCATGCCGCTGCACCCGGTCGCCATCGAACTGCTCACCGCCACCGGCCCGATGGCCGTCTCCAGCGCCAACCTGACCGGCATGCCGTCCCCGCAGGACTGCGACGCCGCGCAGGACATGCTCGGCGACTCGGTGGCCGTCTACCTCGACGGCGGCCCGACGCCGGCCGCCGTGCCGTCATCCATCGTCGACGTCACGGGCAAGACGCCGGTGCTGCTGCGGGCCGGGGCGATCAGTGCGGAGGAACTCCGCAAGGTCGTACCCGACCTGCAGGAGCGCAGTTGACGCCGGACGGACGCGGCATACGGGGACCCGCGCCCGCGCCGGCGCGGGCGCACGCCGCCGCGGAGCACGGGGGCGCCGTCCCGGTGTTCCGCGTGCTCCACGTCTGCACCGGCAACGTGTGCCGCTCGCCGATGGCCGAGCGGCTGATGCGGCACGGCCTGTCCCGGCGGCTCGGGGACGCCGCGGCCGGCGTCCTGGTGGAGTCGGCCGGCACCTGGGGCCACGAGGGCGCGCCGATGGAGGCGCACGCGGCCGCGGTGCTCGCCGAACACGGCGCCGACCCGGCCGGCTTCACCGCGCGCGAGCTGCTGGACGAACACGTCATCGACGCCGACCTGGTGCTCACCGCGACCCGCGACCACCGCGCGCAGGTGATCTCGATGGGCCACGCGGCGGGCCTGCGCACCTTCACGCTCAAGGAGTTCACCCGCCTGGTGCGCGCGATAGACATGGCCACCCTGCCCGAGGGCACCGTGGCCGAGCGGGCCCGCGCGCTGGTCAGGGCCGCCGCCGCGCTGCGCGGCTGGCTGCTGGCGCCGAGCCCCGACGCCGACGAGGTGCACGACCCGTACGGCGCCCCGGTCGGCTACTTCCGCAGCATCGGCGAGGAGATCCACACCGCGCTCGACCCGATGGTCACCGCGCTGACCGGCATCCCCGCGGCGGTCTGACCGCCGGCCGCGCCCGCCCCGGCGCCCACCGGCCGCCGCAACCGCCCTACCCTTTTCCCGGCCGGTGCAACCGCCGGCGGACCCTGTGAGTCTTGAGAGGTGTTCGCCGAGCAACCCCGGCCACCACTAGGGTGTGACGCTGTGCGCGAGTATCTGCTGACTCTCTTCGTATCGGCGGCGGTCACCTACCTGCTGACCGGCCCGGTGCGCAAGTTCGCCATCGCCGCCGGCGCCATGCCGCCGATCCGCGCCCGCGACGTGCACCGCGAGCCCACCCCCCGCCTCGGCGGCATCGCCATGTTCGGCGGGCTGTGCGCGGGACTGCTGGTCGCGGCCCACCTGAACAACATCAGCGACGTCTACAAGCTCTCCAACGAGCCGCGCGCGCTGCTGTCCGGGGCCGGGCTGATCTGGCTGCTGGGCGTGCTGGACGACAAGTGGGGCGTGGACGCGCTGATCAAGCTCGGCGTGCAGATGATCGCGGCCGGCGTGATGGTGCTCCAGGGCCTGACCATCCTGTGGCTGCCGGTGCCGGGCATCGGCCCGGTCGCGCTCACCCCGGTGCAGTCGACGCTGCTGACCGTGGCGCTGGTGGTGATCACCATCAACGCGGTGAACTTCGTGGACGGTCTGGACGGTCTGGCGGCCGGCATGGTGTGCATCGCCGCCATCGCGTTCTTCATGTACGCCTACCGCATGTGGTACGGCTACGGCATCGAGGCGGCCGCGCCCGCCACGCTCTTCAGCGCGATCCTGATCGGGATGTGCCTGGGCTTCCTGCCGCACAACATCCACCCGGCCCGGATCTTCATGGGCGACTCCGGCTCGATGCTGATCGGCCTGGTGCTCTCCTCCGGCGCGATCTCCATCACCGGCCAGGTCGACCCGGACGCGATCACCGACCTGACCGGGTCCACCAAGGAGACCGTGCACTTCATGGTGCCGGTCTACATGCCGCTGCTGCTGCCGCTCACCATGATCGCCATCCCGGCCGCCGACCTGGTGCTCGCCGTGGTGCGCCGGACCTGGAAGGGCCAGTCGCCGTTCGCCGCCGACCGCGGCCACCTGCACCACCGGCTGCTGGAGATCGGCCACTCGCACGCCCGCGCGGTGTGGATCATGTACTTCTGGGCCGCGCTGATCGCCTTCGCCGCGGTCGCCTTCTCGGTCAACTCCTCCAGCCTGATGATCGTGTTGGTGATCATCGCGCTGAGCGCGGTCGGCCTGGTGGCGCTGCTGCTGCCGGCCTTCACCCCGCACGCCCCGCGCTGGGCGGAGTCCGTGGTGCCGCCGCGCTACCGCCGCCGGCGCCGGCGGATGGCGGCGGCCGCGGCCGCCGCCGAGCGGGAGATGCGCTCGGCCAACCCGCCCGCGCTGGGCGGCGCGACCGCCGTCGGCGACCGCGCGCCGCTGCCCGAGCGCCGCCGCCCGGTGAAGACCCGGTGAAGGGGCGACAGGTGAAGGGCGGACAAGGGTAACTGGACAAACTGGACGGCGTGTCGGGTTCACATGGATGTGACAGGCAGCACACCTCCATGGTAAAGACCGCATCAAATACTTTGTGATACCGTTCACGAAAGCAGGGAACACGCCGAGAGAACCGCTGGAGCGGTCAGTCGGCGCGGGGGCTCGACCCCCGTGGCCCCGTACTCCCCGCACCCCTGATTACGCTCGTCTCCGACGACACCCGCTCTGCCCCAACTCCCGCCGGAGGAGCCGTCCCCGTGCAGACGAACATGCAGACGAACGACGCCCGCATTCTCCGCGGAGCCGCGATCATCGCCGCTCCGGTGGGAGTGGTGGCCACCGTCGCCAGCGCGGTCATCGCCGGCGGCAAGGGGCTGATCGGCGGTGTCGTGGCGGTCGCTGTCGTCGCGGTCTTCTTCGGGCTCGGGTCGTGGGCGCTGATGCGCCTGACCCAGGACCGCCCGCAACTGGCGATGAGCGCGGGGATGCTCATCTACGTCGTGCAGATCCTGCTGATCGGCATCTTCATCGTGGTGTTCAGCGACACCACCGCGTTCAACCCGCGAGCCTTCG from Actinacidiphila sp. DG2A-62 includes:
- the prfA gene encoding peptide chain release factor 1, producing MFEAVEELIGEHADLEKQLADPAVHADQANARRLNKRYAELTPIVGAYRSWRQTGDDIDTARELAADDPDFAAEVKELEKQREELTDRLRLLLVPRDPSDDKDVILEVKAGEGGEESALFAGDLLRMYLRYAERVGWKTEILDANESDLGGYKDVQVAVKAKASHEPGQGVWARLKYEGGVHRVQRVPATESQGRIHTSAAGVLVTPEAEEVDVEINPNDLRIDVYRSSGPGGQSVNTTDSAVRITHLPSGLVVSCQNEKSQLQNKESAMRILRSRLLAAAQEEAEREASDARRSQVRTVDRSERIRTYNFPENRISDHRVGFKAYNLDQVLDGDLDAMIQACVDADSAAKLAAAADAG
- the prmC gene encoding peptide chain release factor N(5)-glutamine methyltransferase, whose product is MNLLLAEVAQAAQRLADAGVPSPRFDAEELAAYVHGVKRGELHSVPDAEFDARYWEAVARREAREPLQHITGRAFFRYLELQVGPGVFVPRPETESVVGWAIDAVRAMDVAEPLIVDLCTGSGAIALALAQEVPRSRVHAVELSEQALEWARKNVAGSKVDLRHGDALTAFRDLDGQVDLVVSNPPYIPLTEWEYVAPEARDHDPELALFSGEDGLDAIRGIERAASRLLRPGGVVVVEHADSQGGQVPWIFKEDAGWADAADHPDLNNRPRFTTARKATP
- a CDS encoding L-threonylcarbamoyladenylate synthase, which translates into the protein MARRYDCSEATDRVTGLREATSAVKRGELVVLPTDTVYGIGADAFDAEAVGDLLEAKGRGRNMPSPVLVGSPNTLHGIVTDFSEQAWELVDAFWPGALTIVTRHQPSLNWDLGDTRGTVAVRMPLHPVAIELLTATGPMAVSSANLTGMPSPQDCDAAQDMLGDSVAVYLDGGPTPAAVPSSIVDVTGKTPVLLRAGAISAEELRKVVPDLQERS
- a CDS encoding arsenate reductase/protein-tyrosine-phosphatase family protein; translated protein: MTPDGRGIRGPAPAPARAHAAAEHGGAVPVFRVLHVCTGNVCRSPMAERLMRHGLSRRLGDAAAGVLVESAGTWGHEGAPMEAHAAAVLAEHGADPAGFTARELLDEHVIDADLVLTATRDHRAQVISMGHAAGLRTFTLKEFTRLVRAIDMATLPEGTVAERARALVRAAAALRGWLLAPSPDADEVHDPYGAPVGYFRSIGEEIHTALDPMVTALTGIPAAV
- a CDS encoding MraY family glycosyltransferase, with protein sequence MREYLLTLFVSAAVTYLLTGPVRKFAIAAGAMPPIRARDVHREPTPRLGGIAMFGGLCAGLLVAAHLNNISDVYKLSNEPRALLSGAGLIWLLGVLDDKWGVDALIKLGVQMIAAGVMVLQGLTILWLPVPGIGPVALTPVQSTLLTVALVVITINAVNFVDGLDGLAAGMVCIAAIAFFMYAYRMWYGYGIEAAAPATLFSAILIGMCLGFLPHNIHPARIFMGDSGSMLIGLVLSSGAISITGQVDPDAITDLTGSTKETVHFMVPVYMPLLLPLTMIAIPAADLVLAVVRRTWKGQSPFAADRGHLHHRLLEIGHSHARAVWIMYFWAALIAFAAVAFSVNSSSLMIVLVIIALSAVGLVALLLPAFTPHAPRWAESVVPPRYRRRRRRMAAAAAAAEREMRSANPPALGGATAVGDRAPLPERRRPVKTR